A genome region from Erigeron canadensis isolate Cc75 chromosome 3, C_canadensis_v1, whole genome shotgun sequence includes the following:
- the LOC122592881 gene encoding protein DNA-DAMAGE INDUCIBLE 1 yields the protein MKITVMTPDEQILSLEVDPHESVENLKALLEIESQVPLLQQQLLYNGKEMRNAETLSGLGVSDGDLVMMVSNAASSTSRASSNEVRLNPDGSAVDPAAFQQQVRNNSDLMAQLFQSDPELAQSVLGNDLNKLQDLLRVRHHQRSEFNRQKEEEMALLYADPFDVEAQKKIEAAIRQKGIDENWAAALEHNPEAFAKVVMLYVDMEVNGVPLKAFVDSGAQSTIISKTCAERLGLLRLLDQRYKGIAQGVGQTEILGRIHVAPIKIGNIFYPCSFLVLDSPNMEFLFGLDMLRKHQCIIDLKDNVLRVGGGEVAVPFLQEKDIPNRLLDEEKQLKEASSSGLQGTSGSATPLSGQSSAQPAGPVGGISTQGAEFEAKVRKLIELGFSREAVIQALKFFDGNEEQAAGYLFGG from the exons ATGAAGATCACTGTAATGACCCCAGATGAACAAATCCTCTCTTTAGAAGTTGATCCTCATGAATCT GTTGAAAATCTTAAAGCTTTACTTGAAATTgag TCTCAAGTGCCACTTCTGCAACAACAATTGCTCTACAATGGAAAAGAGATGAGGAATGCTGAGACATTGAGTGGTTTGGGTGTTAGTGATGGAGACTTGGTTATGATGGTTTCGAATGCGGCTTCTTCTACTTCGAG GGCTTCTAGCAATGAAGTCAGATTAAATCCAGATGGGTCCGCTGTAGACCCAGCTGCCTTCCAGCAGCAAGTGCGCAATAATTCAGATTTAATGGCCCAATTATTTCAG AGTGATCCTGAGTTAGCACAAAGTGTTCTCGGGAATGACCTGAATAAGTTGCAAGACCTCTTAAGGGTGCGCCACCATCAAAGATCTGAATTTAATAGACAAAAGGAGGAAGAGATG GCGCTACTTTATGCAGACCCTTTTGACGTGGAAGCTCAAAAGAAAATTGAAGCTGCAATCCGGCAG AAAGGTATTGATGAGAATTGGGCTGCTGCACTAGAACACAACCCTGAAGCTTTTGCAAAAGTG GTCATGTTGTATGTTGACATGGAAGTTAATGGTGTTCCATTGAAG GCCTTCGTTGATAGTGGAGCTCAGTCAACTATTATATCAAAAACGTGTGCGGAACGTTTGGG ATTGCTTAGGCTCTTAGACCAACGTTACAAGGGAATTGCTCAAGGGGTTGGCCAGACAGAGATTCTTGGTCGGATACATGTTGCTCCAATTAAA ATCGGGAATATTTTCTATCCTTGTTCCTTTTTGGTCTTGGATTCTCCCAATATGGAATTCCTCTTTGGTTTGGATATGCTCCGTAAGCACCAGTGCATAATTGATTTGAAAGACAATGTCTTGAGAGTTGGTGGAGGAGAGGTTGCTGTACCGTTTTTGCAAG AAAAGGACATCCCAAATCGTTTATTAGATGAGGAGAAGCAATTGAAGGAAGCTTCTAGTTCTGGACTTCAA GGTACTTCTGGATCAGCGACACCACTCAGCGGTCAATCCTCTG CTCAACCTGCAGGACCAGTTGGTGGCATTTCTACACAG GGGGCCGAATTTGAAGCAAAAGTTAGAAAGCTTATTGAATTAGGGTTCAGTAGAGAGGCAGTTATACAAGCTTTGAAGTTTTTCGATGGCAATGAAGAACAAGCAGCAGGGTATCTTTTTGGTGGCTAA
- the LOC122594338 gene encoding alpha-ketoglutarate-dependent dioxygenase AlkB-like: MMNHLCGIGQSSSSLIGLICKKHTLNLFQFSSHRGIMNLCKVSHHPIRHLKDAFLRSSVSDHDSDMYKRASLSLYESLVAFGKGWATYSTGTAKQYHQIGGAANFRQTEPFSLILPRNIGNKSTKKKNDAESTYKILGSGMILLKNYLSISDQVEIVNICQEVGIGPGGFYQPVFLSGAKMKLQMMCLGRNWDPQTSSYTRYRSDGVQAPSLPDTLVSLVETSLQESCALTKSKDEIPLMSPDVCIVNFYTTTGRLGLHQDKDESPDSLRRGLPVVSISIGDSAEFLYGDTRDTQKAKKVLLKSGDILIFGGKCRHIFHGVQSIIPYSAPLSLLQKTMLRPGRLNLTLRKY, encoded by the exons ATGATGAATCATTTGTGTGGAATTGGTCAGTCATCATCATCGTTGATTGGATTGATCTGCAAAAAACATACATTAAATCTTTTTCAGTTTTCATCTCATCGTGGAATTATGAATCTTTGTAAAGTTTCTCACCATCCCATTCGCCATTTAAAG GATGCATTTCTTCGATCTTCAGTTTCAGATCATGACTCTGATATGTACAAGCGGGCTTCTCTTTCTTTATATGAATCTCTAGTAGCATTTGGTAAAGGTTGGGCAACATATTCTACTGGAACGGCCAAGCAATATCATCAGATTGGTGGTGCTGCTAATTTTCGCCAAACAGAACCGTTTAGTTTGATTCTCCCCAGGAACATTGGCAATAAATCAACCAAAAAGAAGAATGATGCTGAAAGTACGTATAAAATACTTGGATCTGGAATGATACTTTTGAAGAATTACCTCAGCATTAGTGACCAG GTTGAAATAGTGAATATATGTCAAGAAGTAGGCATAGGTCCTGGGGGATTTTACCAGCCTGTTTTCTTAAGTGGAGCAAAAATGAAATTGCAGATGATGTGCCTTGGTCGAAACTGGGACCCACAAACAAGCTCTTATACACGTTACAGAAGTGATGGTGTTCAAGCCCCATCACTTCCCGATACACTTGTTTCATTGGTTGAAACTTCACTTCAAGAATCTTGTGCCCTGACAAAGTCGAAGGATGAAATTCCTTTAATGTCTCCTGATGTTTGTATAGTGAATTTCTACACAACTACCGGTCGGCTTGGTCTCCACCAG GATAAAGATGAGAGCCCTGATAGTCTGAGAAGAGGATTGCCTGTAGTTTCCATCTCCATTGGCGACTCTGCAGaattcttgtatggtgatacaAGAGATACACAAAAGGCAAAAAAGGTTTTGTTAAAATCTGGAGACATACTAATATTCGGTGGCAAATGTAGACATATTTTTCATGGGGTACAGTCGATCATACCGTACTCAGCTcctctgtcattgttacaaaaGACCATGCTCAGACCTGGCCGTCTTAACCTTACTTTGAGAAAATATTAA
- the LOC122593190 gene encoding uncharacterized protein LOC122593190 → MSLREEENPVGASCPNQSNSRSKRRRRRSVKKVKAVKHYSSDHQKLLVGEGGLTSLREEENSVGASCPNQPNSSKRRMRRSGKKVKWLKHYSSNLAGEGNLTSLSEEESSGAKCPNQPNSVRRRRIRSEKKVKWLKHYSSDHRILLVGEGDFSFSRSLAMTFGDASNIVATSLDSCDVVIKKYKGAKTNLENLHSLGAQLLHEVDALQMKLHRDLQMQKFDRIIFNFPHAGFLGLEDDQRVIKMHRNLVCGFLKNASGMLRPKGEVHVTHKTSDPFQSWNIEELATQNSLILLELMEFKLEDYPGYSNKRGDGKRSDASFPLGECSTYKFVLFSKGNPIKEDGLCNCDPPLRRVEHISWSKNNPNRRFMGCPKYKGPDSEHCKSIDWIDPSLSGRYKKAMYEIRRERDEKEKLIESLTHQRKEKEVAIAALVIEKIQKEKLTESLTHQRKEKDVANAALAMEKIQKEKLTEALKSQSKEMDSYKEKLMESQTRRRNEKEAGIEALRKEKIQKEKLMESVKSLNKEIDAYKIWMNKLYKRCLMIFVVLVVSYWCS, encoded by the exons ATGTCTTTGAGGGAAGAAGAGAACCCGGTGGGTGCAAGCTGCCCAAACCAATCCAATTCTAGGAGTAAAAGGAGAAGGAGAAGGAGTGTGAAGAAAGTAAAAGCGGTGAAGCATTATTCGTCTGATCACCAGAAACTATTGGTAGGAGAAGGAGGATTGACATCTTTAAGGGAAGAAGAAAACTCGGTGGGCGCAAGCTGCCCAAACCAACCCAATTCTAGTAAAAGGAGAATGAGAAGGAGTGGAAAGAAAGTAAAATGGTTGAAGCATTATTCGTCTAATTTGGCAGGAGAAGGAAATTTGACGTCTTTGAGTGAAGAAGAGAGCTCGGGAGCAAAGTGCCCAAACCAGCCCAACTCTGTGAGGAGGAGAAGGATAAGGAGTGAGAAGAAAGTAAAATGGTTAAAGCATTATTCGTCTGATCATCGGATATTGCTGGTTGGAGAAGGAGATTTCTCATTTTCACGTAGTTTGGCTATGACTTTTGGTGATGCTTCCAACATCGTGGCTACTTCCCTTGATTCTTGTG ATGTTGTGATTAAGAAATACAAGGGAGCAAAAACAAACTTGGAGAACTTGCATTCTCTTGGAGCTCAGTTGTTACATGAAGTTGATGCACTCCAAATGAAGCTTCATAGAGATCTTCAAATGCAGAAGTTTGACCGGATTATTTTTAACTTTCCACATGCCGGTTTTCTGGGGCTTGAAGATGATCAACGGGTCATCAA GATGCACAGAAATCTGGTTTGTGGTTTCCTTAAGAATGCAAGTGGCATGTTGCGTCCAAAGGGTGAAGTTCATGTAACCCACAAGACTTCCGATCCTTTCCAATCTTGGAATATTGAAGAGCTTGCCACTCAAAATTCTCTAATATTGCTTGAACTCATGGAGTTCAAACTTGAAGATTATCCAGGTTACAGCAATAAAAGAGGAGACGGAAAGAGATCTGACGCATCATTTCCTTTAGGAGAGTGCAGTACTTATAAGTTTGTGTTGTTTTCGAAAGG CAATCCGATCAAGGAAGATGGATTATGCAATTGCGATCCTCCTCTAAGAAGAGTTGAGCATATATCTTGGTCAAAGAACAACCCAAACAGAAGATTTATGGGTTGTCCTAAATATAAA GGACCTGATAGTGAGCACTGTAAATCCATTGACTGGATTGATCCATCTCTAAGTGGCCGGTATAAAAAAGCAATGTATGAGATTCGTCGTGAAAGGGATGAGAAAGAAAAACTAATCGAGTCTCTAACTCATCAAAGGAAGGAGAAAGAAGTAGCGATTGCAGCTTTGGTTATAGAAAAGATTCAGAAAGAAAAACTAACGGAGTCTCTAACTCATCAAAGGAAGGAGAAAGATGTCGCGAATGCGGCTTTGGCTATGGAAAAGattcaaaaagaaaagttaACGGAAGCTTTAAAATCCCAAAGTAAAGAAATGGATTCATACAAAGAAAAACTAATGGAGTCTCAAACTCGCCGAAGGAATGAGAAAGAAGCAGGAATTGAGGCTTTACGTAAAGAAAAGATTCAAAAGGAAAAGTTAATGGAATCTGTAAAGTCcttaaataaagaaattgatGCATACAAAATATGGATGAATAAGCTTTATAAAAGATGTTTGATGATATTTGTAGTCTTAGTAGTTAGTTATTGGTGTTCttag